A stretch of the Polyangiaceae bacterium genome encodes the following:
- a CDS encoding chemotaxis protein CheW: MSQGVALALVRMGGRPCAIPCEHIVEIVPRVMLSKVPDSPPQVLGVINLRGRVVPVVDVRDKLAARGEPAPLPHYQHLVIVQAGSRQVGLAVDEVSEVRNVAGSEVEKPGDLARAMGPGVVRIDRELVLVVSPEDVLHAIG, translated from the coding sequence ATGAGCCAAGGGGTCGCGCTCGCGCTGGTCCGCATGGGCGGCAGGCCCTGCGCGATTCCTTGCGAGCACATCGTGGAGATCGTGCCACGCGTGATGCTGAGCAAGGTCCCCGACAGCCCGCCGCAGGTCCTGGGCGTGATCAACCTGCGGGGGCGCGTCGTGCCGGTGGTGGACGTGCGCGACAAGCTCGCCGCCCGGGGCGAGCCCGCGCCGCTGCCGCACTACCAGCACCTGGTGATCGTCCAAGCGGGGTCTCGCCAGGTGGGGCTCGCCGTGGACGAGGTGAGCGAGGTACGCAACGTCGCCGGCTCCGAGGTGGAAAAGCCCGGCGATCTGGCCCGAGCCATGGGCCCCGGCGTCGTCCGCATCGATCGCGAGCTGGTGCTCGTGGTGTCCCCCGAGGACGTACTGCATGCAATCGGCTGA
- a CDS encoding chemotaxis protein CheW, whose amino-acid sequence MTDDLFQRLRESVVALETAITEGVLFEHRPADRVLEERTNRIAREPLRIERAPDTLACMVFERSGRRYAVPLTSLSEVGALGPVAHVPGVPDAYLGVAARRGRVVSIIDLPRLFGAAAAPVKRPDWLIMVASREVVCGVGADELHDVIDVRREGLARAMPTFPALLQRHTLGVLEDRTVVIDLSQLLEDRSLRVEERQ is encoded by the coding sequence ATGACCGACGACCTGTTCCAGCGCCTACGCGAGTCCGTGGTCGCGCTCGAGACCGCGATCACGGAAGGGGTCCTGTTCGAGCACCGCCCCGCGGATCGCGTGCTGGAGGAGCGGACCAACCGCATCGCGCGGGAGCCGCTGCGGATCGAGCGGGCCCCGGACACGCTGGCCTGCATGGTGTTCGAGCGCTCCGGGCGCCGCTACGCGGTCCCGCTCACCAGCCTGAGCGAGGTTGGCGCGCTCGGTCCGGTGGCCCACGTGCCCGGCGTGCCGGATGCCTACCTGGGCGTGGCCGCGCGACGCGGTCGCGTGGTCAGCATCATCGACCTGCCGCGGCTGTTCGGCGCTGCCGCCGCGCCGGTCAAGCGACCCGACTGGTTGATCATGGTGGCCTCGCGCGAGGTGGTGTGCGGCGTCGGCGCGGACGAGCTGCACGACGTGATCGACGTGCGGCGCGAAGGCCTGGCCCGGGCCATGCCGACCTTCCCCGCGCTGCTCCAACGGCACACGCTGGGCGTGCTCGAAGATCGGACCGTGGTGATCGACCTCTCGCAGCTGCTCGAGGACCGCAGCCTGCGCGTCGAGGAGCGTCAATGA
- a CDS encoding response regulator, with protein sequence MSADDEAFQLLCATLREEAGEQVERIGAVLLEVERGADGTRGRALLEEAFRQAHNLKGAAGSLGFTLTARLAHALETALGEIRGLPPSRARTLFDLLHQGLTLVPKTLDADPAADAPLEITRVINQLVTTSESLRPARPSAVPTVPKPPPIEPRSPPTPPVKSDPTPAPRTPPSHAPMAHEPTAAQIPFEQVVPPPPRPEELGTDPGEADALPEAGTILTNRAKLGAPATGALKPAEESLRVSTKKLSALMAQVGELLAARLRTDQRLSELKSILSFEEDQLERRSALRASLHDYDLSVRDPFVERLIDAVDEGAEGHKELTRRLRDLVRAFEADALQSTILSGELQEDIRRIQTFPLASVLDTLPRAVRNMAREVGRDAELEVQGGEIELDKKVLEALKDPLYHLLRNAVDHGVEPAAERAASGKAPSATLRLKAEHRGDSIAITLSDDGPGVDLDAVRQRGLERGLLNERSAAQASEQQLLELLFSPGFTTRRKVGVLSGRGVGLDAVRASIEELHGSISVQSRRGHGTTVTITLPLTIYVVHALIVRVGSYELAVPISSVHRIMRVHPSEVLDVEQSTAVLVDGRPVALIPLATLLGVEEDRRRESERMGVVVVGVGDQRCAIAVDEIVGDQTVLAKNLEPPLIRIPNVAGATIRGDGSVLLTLNPIDLLRRASSLGPNRAAALAADSARRAAPRVLLVDDSFTTRALERSVLEAAGFSVVAVADAEAALVELDADSFDAVVSDVSMPGMNGFDLCAKIRKTEQTRALPVILVTSLGSDADRRRGLEAGADAYVAKQEFDHELLVQKLNELLGRAG encoded by the coding sequence ATGAGCGCGGACGACGAGGCCTTCCAGCTCTTGTGCGCCACGCTGCGCGAGGAAGCGGGCGAGCAGGTCGAGCGCATCGGCGCGGTGCTGCTCGAGGTCGAGCGCGGCGCGGACGGCACCCGAGGTCGCGCCCTGCTCGAGGAGGCGTTCCGGCAGGCGCACAACCTGAAGGGGGCCGCGGGCTCGCTGGGCTTCACGCTCACCGCGCGCCTGGCGCACGCGCTCGAGACCGCGCTCGGCGAGATCCGCGGCCTGCCCCCGAGCCGCGCGCGCACGCTCTTCGACTTGCTGCACCAGGGGCTCACGCTCGTGCCGAAGACGCTGGACGCCGACCCCGCGGCCGACGCGCCGCTGGAGATCACCCGCGTCATCAACCAGCTGGTCACGACCAGCGAGTCACTCCGACCCGCGCGGCCGAGCGCCGTTCCCACGGTGCCGAAGCCCCCGCCCATCGAGCCGCGGTCGCCGCCGACTCCGCCGGTCAAGAGCGACCCGACCCCCGCGCCGAGGACGCCGCCCTCTCATGCGCCGATGGCTCACGAGCCCACCGCGGCCCAGATCCCCTTCGAGCAGGTGGTACCACCACCCCCGCGCCCGGAAGAGCTCGGCACCGATCCCGGCGAAGCCGACGCGCTCCCCGAGGCGGGCACCATCCTGACCAACCGCGCGAAGCTCGGGGCGCCGGCGACCGGCGCGCTCAAGCCCGCCGAGGAGAGCCTGCGAGTCTCGACCAAGAAGCTCAGCGCGCTGATGGCCCAGGTCGGCGAGCTGCTCGCGGCGCGCCTGCGCACCGATCAGCGGCTGAGCGAGCTGAAGTCCATCTTGAGCTTCGAGGAAGATCAGCTCGAGCGCCGCAGCGCGCTCCGCGCGAGCTTGCACGACTACGACCTCTCGGTCCGCGATCCCTTCGTGGAGCGCTTGATCGACGCCGTGGACGAGGGCGCGGAGGGCCACAAGGAGCTGACCCGGCGCCTGAGGGATCTGGTGCGCGCGTTCGAGGCGGACGCGCTGCAGTCCACCATCCTCTCCGGCGAGCTACAGGAGGACATCCGCCGCATCCAGACCTTCCCGCTGGCGTCGGTGCTCGACACGTTGCCGCGCGCGGTCCGCAACATGGCCCGCGAGGTCGGCCGCGACGCGGAGCTCGAGGTGCAGGGTGGCGAGATCGAGCTCGACAAGAAGGTGCTCGAGGCCCTCAAGGATCCGCTCTACCACCTGCTCCGCAACGCGGTGGACCACGGCGTCGAACCGGCGGCGGAGCGGGCGGCGAGCGGAAAGGCCCCGAGCGCGACGCTCCGGCTCAAGGCCGAGCATCGCGGCGACTCCATCGCGATCACCCTGAGCGACGACGGGCCGGGGGTCGATCTGGACGCCGTGCGCCAGCGCGGGCTCGAGCGCGGGCTCCTGAACGAGCGCTCCGCGGCTCAGGCCAGCGAGCAGCAACTGCTCGAGCTCTTGTTCTCTCCGGGCTTCACCACGCGGCGCAAGGTCGGCGTGTTGTCGGGGCGCGGAGTGGGGCTCGACGCCGTCCGCGCCAGCATAGAGGAGCTGCACGGCAGCATCTCGGTGCAGTCCCGCCGCGGGCACGGCACAACGGTGACCATCACGTTGCCGTTGACCATCTACGTGGTCCACGCGCTGATCGTCCGCGTGGGCAGCTACGAGCTGGCGGTGCCGATCTCGTCGGTTCACCGCATCATGCGCGTCCACCCGAGCGAGGTGCTCGACGTCGAGCAGTCCACGGCGGTGCTGGTGGACGGCAGGCCCGTGGCCTTGATCCCCCTCGCGACCCTGCTCGGCGTCGAAGAAGACCGGCGGCGCGAGTCGGAGCGCATGGGCGTGGTCGTAGTCGGCGTCGGCGATCAGCGCTGCGCCATCGCGGTGGACGAGATCGTGGGCGACCAGACCGTCCTGGCCAAGAACCTGGAGCCGCCGCTGATCCGCATTCCGAACGTCGCTGGTGCCACGATTCGCGGCGACGGCAGCGTGCTCTTGACCCTGAACCCCATCGACCTGCTCCGCCGCGCCAGCTCGCTGGGACCGAACCGGGCCGCCGCTCTGGCCGCGGACAGCGCGCGGAGGGCGGCTCCTCGTGTGCTCTTGGTGGACGACTCGTTCACGACCCGGGCGCTCGAGCGCTCGGTGCTGGAGGCAGCAGGCTTCTCCGTGGTGGCCGTCGCCGACGCGGAGGCCGCCCTGGTCGAGCTCGACGCCGACTCCTTCGACGCCGTGGTCAGCGACGTCTCCATGCCGGGCATGAACGGCTTCGACCTGTGCGCGAAGATCCGCAAGACCGAGCAGACCCGCGCCTTGCCGGTCATCCTGGTGACCTCCCTGGGCTCGGACGCCGACAGACGCCGCGGGCTCGAGGCCGGCGCCGACGCCTACGTCGCCAAGCAGGAGTTCGATCACGAGCTGCTCGTCCAGAAGCTCAACGAGCTGCTCGGGAGGGCCGGATGA
- a CDS encoding response regulator yields MRRILIVDDSKVMQQLVGSLLSDTGAALDFASSASEALYSFQQNSPDLVVSDIEMPGMSGVELAERIRRESLGRTKVVLMSAGDMNGGRSAVKKGHADAFLPKPLDGAELKRLVHAFVGKAPRAKLRVLIADDTEVGRRLLERALVADPEIEVVGVASDGEEAVRMTERLKPSLVLLDAFMPKLDGIAATREIMRRAPTPVVLVTADRSAHGAKVLFEATEAGALDFLVPPSWADVSSAEVVVFRDKLKELAEVPVVRRRSRSVPPPSARARAPLPRNPAQLVVICGSTGGPAALSKLLRESASSLERVGILVVQHIMSGFAETFAEWLESVSGVPVAVAQDGDSIRPGRVLLAPDGHHLVVESRSLVRVSAAAPVGAHRPSGTVLFESAARAFGRDLLAVLLTGMGEDGVKGLGVVRERGGTILVQSPESCIVPGMPEAAIRARLPHAVLGLEELAREIVERVGNRGGVA; encoded by the coding sequence ATGAGACGAATCCTCATCGTGGACGACTCCAAGGTCATGCAGCAGTTGGTCGGGAGCCTGCTCTCGGACACCGGCGCGGCGCTGGACTTCGCCAGCTCGGCCTCCGAGGCGCTCTACAGCTTCCAGCAGAACTCGCCGGATCTGGTCGTGTCCGACATCGAGATGCCCGGCATGAGCGGCGTCGAGCTCGCGGAGCGCATTCGCCGCGAGAGCCTGGGACGCACCAAGGTGGTGCTGATGTCCGCGGGCGACATGAACGGCGGGCGCAGCGCGGTGAAGAAGGGGCACGCGGACGCCTTCTTGCCCAAGCCGCTCGACGGCGCCGAGCTCAAGCGCCTGGTGCACGCCTTCGTGGGCAAGGCACCCCGGGCCAAGCTGCGCGTGCTCATCGCCGACGACACGGAGGTCGGGCGGCGCCTGCTGGAGCGCGCGTTGGTCGCCGACCCGGAGATCGAGGTGGTGGGCGTGGCCTCGGACGGCGAGGAGGCCGTGCGCATGACCGAGCGCTTGAAGCCCAGCCTGGTGCTGCTCGACGCCTTCATGCCGAAGCTCGACGGCATCGCGGCCACGCGGGAGATCATGCGTCGCGCGCCCACGCCCGTGGTCCTGGTCACGGCCGATCGGTCCGCGCACGGGGCGAAGGTGCTGTTCGAGGCCACCGAGGCCGGCGCCCTCGACTTCCTGGTGCCGCCGTCCTGGGCGGACGTGAGCTCCGCGGAGGTCGTGGTCTTTCGCGACAAGCTCAAGGAGCTGGCGGAGGTCCCGGTGGTGCGCCGGCGCAGCCGCAGCGTGCCTCCGCCGAGCGCCCGCGCGCGCGCGCCGCTGCCGCGAAACCCGGCGCAGCTGGTCGTGATCTGCGGCTCCACCGGCGGTCCGGCGGCGCTCTCCAAGCTCCTCCGCGAGTCCGCCTCGTCGCTCGAGCGCGTGGGGATCTTGGTGGTGCAGCACATCATGTCCGGCTTCGCGGAGACCTTCGCGGAGTGGCTCGAGTCCGTGAGCGGCGTTCCGGTAGCGGTCGCTCAGGACGGCGACAGCATCCGACCTGGCCGGGTGCTCCTGGCACCGGACGGCCACCACCTGGTGGTGGAGAGCCGCAGCCTGGTGCGCGTCTCGGCGGCGGCGCCGGTCGGCGCGCACCGCCCGAGCGGGACGGTGTTGTTCGAGTCCGCTGCTCGCGCCTTCGGCCGCGATCTGTTGGCCGTGCTGCTGACCGGGATGGGAGAGGACGGCGTGAAGGGCCTCGGCGTGGTACGGGAGCGCGGAGGCACGATCTTGGTTCAGAGCCCCGAGAGCTGCATCGTGCCCGGCATGCCCGAGGCGGCGATTCGCGCGCGCTTGCCCCACGCCGTGCTCGGGCTCGAGGAGCTGGCGCGGGAGATCGTGGAGCGAGTCGGCAACCGGGGAGGTGTCGCGTGA
- a CDS encoding protein kinase, producing MSAPEQEPPRQIGKYEILRRLAYGGMAEVLLGRVSGADGFSREVVIKRVLPQHSENGAFIAMFRDEARITAQLYHGNIVQVIDFDEHEGQHFLVLEYVNGPSLGALLGALRQRNLRLTIAEAAYITSEVARALDYAHRKRGADGGPLMVVHRDVSPSNILISHEGEVKLVDFGIARARARLTPTAHGVGVVKGKLSYLAPEALDGRVEPRSDLFALGVVAYEMLTGRQLFTGTSEAEVIYKVMAAEIPAPSLVSPDVPPEVDQIVVRLLNREISGRPARGLEVVEALGAASMSASRPAMETLAATLSSLQRPASPESTAETTERRRVLVVDQSRTMRALVRTLIGSTYHVIEAASAEEAQTLADDQPPDAVVCQAHLPGQSGVRLCEAMRGRPGLARLPFVLLASDPSPELEREAAAAGVAKVLPKRLEGKLLLDALGEVLKG from the coding sequence GTGAGCGCCCCCGAGCAGGAGCCGCCGAGGCAGATCGGCAAGTACGAGATCCTGCGCCGGCTCGCCTACGGCGGCATGGCGGAGGTGCTGCTCGGACGCGTCTCGGGCGCCGACGGCTTCTCGCGCGAGGTGGTGATCAAGCGCGTGCTGCCTCAGCACAGCGAAAATGGCGCGTTCATCGCCATGTTCCGCGACGAGGCGCGCATCACCGCGCAGCTCTATCACGGCAACATCGTGCAGGTGATCGACTTCGACGAGCACGAGGGCCAGCACTTCTTGGTGCTCGAGTACGTGAACGGGCCGAGCCTCGGCGCCCTGCTCGGCGCTCTGCGCCAGAGGAACCTCCGCTTGACCATCGCCGAGGCGGCCTACATCACCTCGGAGGTAGCCCGCGCCCTCGACTACGCGCACCGAAAGCGGGGTGCGGACGGCGGGCCGCTGATGGTCGTGCACCGAGACGTCAGCCCGTCGAACATCCTGATCTCCCACGAAGGGGAGGTGAAGCTCGTCGACTTCGGAATCGCACGCGCGCGTGCGCGCCTGACGCCGACGGCGCACGGTGTGGGCGTGGTCAAGGGCAAGCTGAGCTACCTCGCCCCGGAGGCGCTCGACGGGCGCGTCGAGCCGCGCTCGGATCTGTTCGCTTTGGGCGTGGTCGCCTACGAGATGCTCACCGGCCGGCAGCTCTTCACCGGCACCAGCGAGGCGGAGGTCATCTACAAGGTGATGGCCGCGGAGATCCCCGCGCCGTCGCTCGTGAGCCCCGACGTCCCGCCGGAGGTCGATCAGATCGTCGTGCGCCTCCTGAACCGGGAGATCTCCGGGCGCCCCGCGCGAGGCCTCGAGGTCGTCGAGGCGCTCGGCGCGGCGTCCATGTCCGCCAGCCGCCCCGCCATGGAGACCCTGGCCGCCACGCTCTCCTCGCTACAAAGGCCCGCGTCGCCGGAGAGCACCGCGGAGACGACGGAGCGCCGCCGCGTGCTGGTGGTGGATCAGTCTCGGACCATGCGCGCGCTGGTGCGCACGCTGATCGGCTCGACCTACCACGTGATCGAGGCCGCTTCGGCGGAGGAAGCCCAGACGCTGGCGGACGACCAGCCTCCGGACGCGGTGGTGTGTCAGGCGCACCTGCCCGGTCAGTCCGGCGTGCGCCTTTGCGAGGCCATGCGCGGCAGGCCTGGCCTCGCCAGGTTACCGTTCGTGCTCTTGGCTTCGGATCCCAGCCCCGAGCTCGAGCGCGAGGCCGCCGCCGCGGGCGTCGCGAAGGTCCTGCCGAAGCGTCTGGAGGGGAAGCTCTTGCTCGACGCGCTGGGCGAGGTGCTGAAGGGCTGA
- a CDS encoding YeeE/YedE family protein has protein sequence MKERVGVGVTGVIFGFALSRIGFSSWDEVHRMFTFSDLRLFLTFCSAVAFLTVAWIAIARLTGASWSPRSLHPGTLIGGAIFGTGWALSGACPSIAMVQLGEGQLGAGFTLIGIFAGNWLYSVVHERYFRWSAASCVDA, from the coding sequence GTGAAGGAGCGCGTCGGCGTCGGCGTCACTGGCGTGATCTTCGGCTTCGCGCTGAGCCGCATCGGCTTCAGCAGCTGGGACGAGGTCCACCGGATGTTCACCTTCTCGGATCTCCGGCTCTTCCTCACCTTCTGCTCCGCGGTGGCGTTCCTCACCGTGGCTTGGATCGCCATCGCCCGGCTGACGGGGGCGAGCTGGTCGCCGCGCAGCCTGCACCCCGGCACATTGATTGGCGGAGCGATCTTCGGCACGGGCTGGGCGCTCTCCGGCGCCTGCCCCAGCATCGCCATGGTTCAGCTCGGGGAAGGACAGCTCGGCGCTGGCTTCACGCTGATCGGCATCTTCGCTGGCAACTGGCTCTACTCCGTGGTGCACGAGCGCTACTTCCGCTGGAGCGCGGCGAGCTGCGTGGACGCCTGA
- a CDS encoding YeeE/YedE family protein, with amino-acid sequence MAYWPWYVGGAALAAVCVFHWLTLRRMMAVSGRITAVINRVRFGPEKKVEMTADELRAAMLKATLEAFGPDAGVAESPAEPAAKPQVKAGPTLTASQGTGTHLLFLAGLLAGGLLSMLLAGGFGVSGGLRGEVFNGFFGGKTASALVLLGGGVLVGFGTRMAAGCTSGHGLCGVSRFQVGSLLATMAFFGTGVLTSFVLRWVL; translated from the coding sequence ATGGCGTACTGGCCCTGGTACGTCGGAGGAGCAGCGCTGGCGGCGGTCTGCGTCTTCCACTGGCTGACGCTGCGCCGCATGATGGCGGTGTCGGGGCGCATCACCGCCGTGATCAACCGCGTGCGCTTCGGACCCGAGAAGAAGGTCGAGATGACCGCCGACGAGCTTCGCGCGGCGATGCTGAAGGCCACGCTCGAGGCCTTCGGTCCCGACGCGGGCGTGGCCGAGTCGCCTGCGGAGCCCGCAGCGAAGCCCCAGGTGAAAGCAGGGCCGACGCTCACGGCGTCGCAGGGCACCGGCACGCACCTCTTGTTCCTGGCCGGGCTCCTCGCTGGCGGCCTCTTGTCGATGCTGCTCGCTGGAGGCTTCGGGGTGTCCGGCGGCCTGCGCGGCGAGGTGTTCAACGGCTTCTTCGGCGGCAAGACCGCGAGCGCGCTGGTGCTGCTCGGCGGCGGTGTGCTCGTGGGTTTCGGCACGCGCATGGCCGCCGGGTGTACCTCCGGTCACGGCCTGTGCGGCGTCAGCCGGTTTCAGGTCGGGAGCCTGCTTGCGACCATGGCGTTCTTCGGGACCGGCGTGCTCACGTCGTTCGTGCTGAGGTGGGTGCTGTGA
- the sugE gene encoding quaternary ammonium compound efflux SMR transporter SugE: MSWLVLVVAGSLEVVWALGLKYSEGFSRVVPSAVTVAAMVASMGLLGLAVRTLPIGTAYAVWVGIGAAGTAIGGMLLFGEPPSPARFALLALLVAAIVGLKVTAPAT, encoded by the coding sequence ATGTCCTGGCTCGTCCTCGTCGTTGCTGGCTCGTTGGAAGTGGTGTGGGCGCTCGGTCTCAAGTACTCCGAGGGCTTCTCGCGGGTCGTGCCGAGCGCCGTGACCGTCGCGGCGATGGTCGCGAGCATGGGCTTGCTCGGCCTCGCGGTGAGAACGCTGCCGATCGGCACCGCGTACGCGGTGTGGGTCGGGATCGGCGCGGCTGGAACCGCGATCGGCGGCATGCTGCTGTTCGGCGAGCCGCCTTCGCCGGCGCGTTTCGCGCTGCTCGCGTTGCTCGTCGCGGCGATCGTCGGGCTGAAGGTGACCGCGCCCGCGACGTGA
- a CDS encoding RidA family protein: MPERRQYSSGAPWENVVGYSRAVRVGPHVVVSGTTATLPDGSIAGPGDARRQTEQALENVRVALEALGARLEHVVRSRIYVTDISRWEEIGRAHGEVFGAIKPATTMVEVRALIVPEVLVEIEVDAIVPEL; the protein is encoded by the coding sequence ATGCCGGAGCGCCGTCAGTATTCGTCGGGAGCGCCGTGGGAGAACGTGGTCGGCTACTCGCGCGCGGTGCGGGTCGGGCCACACGTCGTGGTCTCGGGCACCACGGCCACGCTCCCGGACGGCAGCATCGCCGGTCCCGGTGACGCCCGGCGGCAGACTGAGCAGGCCCTCGAGAACGTGCGAGTGGCCCTGGAAGCGTTGGGCGCGCGGCTCGAGCACGTGGTGCGCTCGCGCATCTACGTGACGGACATCTCCCGCTGGGAGGAGATCGGACGCGCCCACGGCGAGGTGTTCGGCGCGATCAAGCCCGCCACGACCATGGTCGAGGTGCGGGCGCTGATCGTCCCGGAGGTGCTGGTGGAGATCGAGGTCGATGCCATCGTCCCGGAGCTCTGA
- a CDS encoding Fe-S cluster assembly protein HesB, whose amino-acid sequence MPSSRSSEHALSPPKPFELRLALFGHGFVDLAPNAWHPEEGTFTTALELGGRGVELRVRDRRGRLQVKVHGARDRAEAQRAIAALTHMLRLEDDLAPFWRLCAGEPRLAWVARRGAGRLTRSPALFEDLAKLLMTTNCSWAATRNMTARLVAALGAETPSGRRAFPSAEVCAERSERFFREEGRLGYRAGALRTLARDFARGALRPADFQDPRLPTDELRERLLALPGFGPYAAGQALRLLGRYDDFALDSWCRARLGALAKSGRAPSERTLRRRYARYGAWRGLALWMDLTADWHGE is encoded by the coding sequence ATGCCATCGTCCCGGAGCTCTGAGCACGCGCTCTCGCCGCCGAAGCCCTTCGAGCTCCGGTTGGCGCTGTTCGGTCATGGCTTCGTCGATCTGGCCCCCAACGCCTGGCACCCCGAAGAGGGCACGTTCACCACTGCGTTGGAGCTCGGGGGGCGTGGCGTGGAGCTCCGAGTGAGAGACAGGCGCGGGCGCCTGCAAGTGAAGGTCCACGGGGCGCGCGACCGAGCCGAAGCCCAGCGCGCGATCGCGGCGCTGACCCACATGCTGCGGCTGGAGGACGACCTCGCGCCTTTCTGGCGGCTCTGCGCCGGTGAGCCGCGGCTCGCCTGGGTCGCTCGCCGGGGCGCGGGTCGGTTGACCCGCTCGCCAGCGCTGTTCGAGGACCTGGCCAAGCTCCTGATGACGACCAACTGCTCGTGGGCGGCGACGCGCAACATGACCGCCCGTCTCGTGGCGGCGCTCGGTGCCGAGACGCCGAGCGGCCGGCGAGCGTTCCCGAGCGCGGAGGTCTGCGCGGAACGGAGCGAGCGCTTCTTCCGGGAAGAAGGCCGCCTCGGCTACCGCGCGGGCGCGCTCAGGACGTTGGCCCGCGATTTCGCCCGGGGCGCGCTCCGCCCCGCGGACTTCCAGGATCCGCGCTTGCCGACGGACGAGCTGCGTGAGCGCCTGCTCGCCTTGCCCGGCTTCGGCCCCTACGCCGCCGGCCAGGCCCTGCGCCTGCTGGGCCGCTACGACGACTTCGCGCTCGATTCCTGGTGCCGCGCTCGGCTCGGGGCGCTGGCAAAATCCGGCCGCGCGCCGAGTGAACGCACGCTCCGGCGGCGCTACGCTCGCTACGGTGCCTGGCGCGGCCTGGCCCTATGGATGGACCTGACCGCAGACTGGCACGGAGAATGA
- a CDS encoding regulatory protein RecX, with product MTARTKRTGPLTREELDAAALRYLDRFDSSAKNLRRVLLGYVKRVSAERGADAAAQGGEWVDELLARYQRSGLVDDARFAGAIASGLRRRGSSGRAIVQKLRARGVRDDVASEALAGVDSEGSHAAELAAAQAFVRRRRIGAFRPETERAASFRKDLGALARAGFSMDIARRALGSTGDEAEGDDW from the coding sequence ATGACCGCTCGCACCAAGCGCACGGGGCCCCTCACCCGCGAAGAACTCGACGCCGCGGCGCTCAGATACCTGGACCGCTTCGACAGCTCGGCGAAGAACCTCCGGCGCGTGCTGCTCGGCTACGTGAAGCGGGTGAGCGCGGAGCGCGGGGCGGATGCGGCGGCGCAGGGTGGCGAGTGGGTCGACGAGCTGCTGGCGCGCTACCAACGGAGCGGGCTCGTCGACGACGCCCGCTTCGCCGGCGCCATCGCCAGCGGGCTACGGCGCCGCGGCTCTTCGGGCCGCGCCATCGTGCAGAAGCTCCGCGCGCGTGGCGTGCGCGACGACGTCGCCAGCGAGGCACTCGCCGGCGTGGACTCGGAGGGCAGCCACGCGGCCGAGCTCGCGGCTGCGCAGGCGTTCGTGCGGCGCAGGCGCATCGGCGCCTTCCGTCCCGAAACAGAGCGCGCCGCGTCTTTCCGCAAGGACCTGGGCGCGCTCGCGCGGGCCGGCTTCAGCATGGACATCGCACGCCGCGCGCTGGGCAGCACGGGCGACGAAGCGGAAGGCGACGACTGGTAG
- a CDS encoding PilZ domain-containing protein yields the protein MTMSSDRREERVTINKEFESFDQFIQEYVTNISRSGAFIRTDHPLPIGTEVNLRFTVIMDDIESIEGLGRVVRVEQNPPGMGVVFLELSKYSAQLIEKLLIHAPMGAEDP from the coding sequence ATGACCATGTCGAGCGACCGTCGCGAGGAGCGGGTGACGATCAACAAGGAGTTCGAGTCCTTCGATCAGTTCATCCAGGAGTACGTGACGAACATCTCCCGGAGCGGCGCCTTCATCCGCACCGACCACCCGTTGCCGATCGGCACCGAGGTGAACCTGCGCTTCACCGTGATCATGGACGACATCGAGAGCATCGAGGGGCTCGGCCGGGTGGTGCGGGTCGAGCAGAACCCGCCGGGCATGGGCGTGGTGTTCCTGGAGCTCAGCAAGTACTCCGCTCAGCTGATCGAAAAGCTGCTGATCCACGCGCCGATGGGCGCCGAAGACCCCTGA